In Brevibacillus brevis NBRC 100599, a single genomic region encodes these proteins:
- the icd gene encoding NADP-dependent isocitrate dehydrogenase: protein MFKNLTQPTVGEKITVDNGKLVVPNNPVIPFIEGDGTGPDIWKASVRVLDAAVEKAYKGEKKIAWFEVFAGEKSFNQYSEWLPEDTLTAVREYLIAIKGPLTTPVGGGIRSINVALRQELDLYACVRPVQYFDGVPSPVKHPELTDMVIFRENTEDIYAGVEWAEGTPEVKKVIDFLQNEMGVKKIRFPETSGIGIKPVSKDGTERLVRAAINYAIENNRKSVTLVHKGNIMKFTEGAFKTWGYAVAEAEFGDKVFTWAQYDRIKAEGGDADKAQKEAEAAGKIIVKDVIADAFLQQILTRPAEYDVVATLNLNGDYVSDALAAQVGGIGIAPGANINYLTGHAIFEATHGTAPKYAGLDKVNPSSVILSGEMMLRHLGWNEAADLIINSMEKTISAKTVTYDFARLMEGAKELKCSEFADALIQNM from the coding sequence GTGTTTAAAAACCTGACGCAACCAACTGTAGGCGAAAAAATTACTGTGGATAACGGTAAATTGGTAGTTCCAAACAATCCAGTCATTCCTTTCATCGAGGGTGACGGTACTGGCCCTGACATTTGGAAAGCTTCTGTTCGCGTTCTGGATGCAGCTGTAGAAAAAGCTTACAAGGGCGAGAAAAAAATCGCTTGGTTCGAAGTATTCGCAGGTGAAAAATCCTTCAACCAATACAGCGAGTGGCTACCAGAAGATACGCTGACTGCTGTTCGTGAATACCTGATCGCAATCAAAGGTCCTTTGACTACGCCAGTAGGCGGCGGTATCCGTTCTATCAACGTAGCACTGCGTCAAGAGCTGGATCTGTATGCTTGCGTACGTCCTGTTCAATACTTCGATGGTGTTCCATCCCCAGTGAAACATCCTGAATTGACTGACATGGTAATCTTCCGTGAGAACACTGAAGACATCTACGCTGGCGTAGAGTGGGCTGAAGGTACTCCAGAAGTGAAAAAAGTAATCGACTTCCTGCAAAACGAAATGGGCGTGAAGAAAATCCGCTTCCCAGAAACTTCTGGTATCGGTATCAAGCCTGTTTCCAAAGATGGTACAGAGCGTCTGGTTCGTGCAGCGATCAACTATGCGATCGAGAACAACCGCAAATCCGTTACCCTCGTACACAAAGGTAACATCATGAAGTTCACGGAAGGTGCTTTCAAAACTTGGGGATATGCAGTAGCTGAAGCAGAATTCGGCGACAAAGTATTCACTTGGGCACAATACGATCGTATCAAAGCTGAAGGCGGCGACGCTGACAAAGCACAAAAAGAAGCAGAAGCAGCTGGCAAAATCATCGTGAAAGATGTTATCGCTGACGCGTTCCTGCAACAAATCCTGACTCGTCCAGCTGAGTACGACGTAGTAGCAACACTCAACTTGAACGGTGACTATGTATCTGATGCATTGGCTGCACAAGTAGGCGGTATCGGTATCGCTCCAGGTGCAAACATCAACTACCTGACTGGTCATGCGATCTTCGAAGCAACTCATGGTACAGCTCCGAAATACGCTGGTCTGGACAAAGTAAACCCATCCTCCGTGATCCTGTCCGGAGAAATGATGCTGCGTCACCTGGGCTGGAACGAAGCAGCTGATCTGATCATCAACTCCATGGAAAAAACCATCTCTGCGAAAACAGTAACATACGATTTCGCTCGTCTGATGGAAGGCGCAAAAGAACTGAAATGCTCCGAGTTTGCTGACGCTCTGATTCAAAACATGTAA
- the mdh gene encoding malate dehydrogenase — protein MAFNRKKIAVIGSGFTGATTAFILGQKELGDIVLVDIPQLENPTKGKALDMMESAPVLGFDASITGTANYEDIKDADLVIITAGIARKPGMSRDDLVNTNAGIMKSVAEQVKTYAPNSIVLVLSNPVDAMTYTFFKTSGFPKERVIGQSGVLDTARFRTFVAMELNVSVEDVTGFVLGGHGDDMVPLVRYSYAGGIPLEKLIPKDRLDAIVERTRKGGGEIVNLLGNGSAYYAPAASLVQMAEAILKDKKRILPSIALLQGEYGYNDLYLGVPTLLGTNGIEKVIELDLTAEEKAALDKSADSVRSVMAVLK, from the coding sequence ATGGCATTCAACCGTAAAAAAATCGCTGTTATCGGTAGTGGCTTCACTGGTGCAACAACTGCATTCATTTTGGGGCAAAAAGAACTGGGCGACATCGTATTGGTTGACATTCCGCAACTGGAAAACCCAACAAAAGGTAAAGCGCTCGACATGATGGAATCCGCGCCAGTATTAGGCTTTGATGCAAGCATCACAGGTACTGCCAACTATGAAGACATCAAAGATGCTGATCTCGTCATCATCACAGCTGGTATTGCCCGCAAGCCTGGCATGTCCCGCGATGACTTGGTTAACACGAATGCTGGCATTATGAAATCTGTTGCAGAGCAAGTAAAAACATATGCACCTAACTCTATCGTGCTCGTATTGTCCAACCCAGTTGACGCGATGACGTACACCTTCTTCAAAACGTCGGGCTTCCCGAAAGAGCGCGTAATCGGTCAATCCGGCGTTCTGGACACAGCTCGTTTCCGTACCTTCGTGGCTATGGAGTTGAACGTATCTGTAGAAGACGTAACGGGCTTCGTTCTGGGTGGTCACGGTGATGACATGGTTCCTTTGGTTCGCTACTCTTATGCTGGTGGTATTCCATTGGAAAAATTAATCCCGAAAGACCGTTTGGATGCGATCGTAGAGCGTACCCGCAAGGGCGGCGGCGAGATCGTAAACCTTTTGGGGAACGGTTCCGCTTACTACGCACCTGCGGCTTCCTTGGTACAAATGGCCGAAGCCATCCTCAAGGACAAAAAACGCATTCTACCATCCATCGCTCTTCTGCAAGGAGAATACGGCTACAACGATCTCTACCTGGGAGTACCGACTCTGCTCGGCACAAACGGGATCGAGAAAGTGATCGAATTGGATCTGACTGCCGAAGAGAAAGCAGCTCTCGACAAATCTGCTGACTCCGTACGCAGCGTAATGGCTGTTTTGAAATAA